The DNA segment TCGACGCCTCCGCAAGCGCAGGCGTTTAAGGCGTTGCCGCCATTGCGGGTGCTGTTGCAGGAAATGGCCCTTGGTCGAGAGTTTATTGAGCAGCCGTTGCAGGGCGTTGTCCGGCCAGCGTTCCTGGATCACCAGCAGCAGGCTGAGAAACAGCGCCAGGGCCAGCGGCCCGCTATACAGCGCCTGGGTCGGGCGGGCCTGGGTTGGTTGTTGCGCCACCGGCTCCAGCTGGTCGAGGGTTTGTTTGATCGCTTGCAACTCGGCGCCGTCATGGGCGCGGAAATACTGCCCGCCGGTGGTCTGGGCGATGGCCTTGAGCGCCGGCTCGTCGAGGTCCAGGCTGGGGTTGAGGCCGAGCATGCCCAGGCTGCCGGTCTGTTCGGGGCTGGCGCCAATGCCGATGGGGTAGATTTTCACGCCTTCTTCGGCGGCCAGGCGGGCGGCGGTCAATGGGTCGATTTCGCCGCCATTGTTGGCCCCGTCGGTGACCAGGATCAGCACCCGGCTTTGTGCCGGGCGTTGCCGCAGGCGTTTGAGGGCCAGGCCAATGGCGTCGCCAATCGCGGTATTTTTTCCGGCGATGCCGATGCGTGCCTCATCCAGCCAAGTGCGCACGGTGCGCCGGTCGAAGGTCAGCGGTGCCTGCAGGTAGGCCTGGCTGCCAAACAGGATCAGGCCAACGCGGTCGCCCTCGCG comes from the Pseudomonas shahriarae genome and includes:
- a CDS encoding vWA domain-containing protein; amino-acid sequence: MFEFAWPWVFALLPLPWLMRLILPVADSGEPALKVSFLGDLEGLARRRARINLPGWRQQAPFVVLWLLLLTAAARPEWLGEPLPIAASGRDLLVAVDVSGSMDFPDMQWQDEDVSRLNLVKHLLGDFLESREGDRVGLILFGSQAYLQAPLTFDRRTVRTWLDEARIGIAGKNTAIGDAIGLALKRLRQRPAQSRVLILVTDGANNGGEIDPLTAARLAAEEGVKIYPIGIGASPEQTGSLGMLGLNPSLDLDEPALKAIAQTTGGQYFRAHDGAELQAIKQTLDQLEPVAQQPTQARPTQALYSGPLALALFLSLLLVIQERWPDNALQRLLNKLSTKGHFLQQHPQWRQRLKRLRLRRRR